The genomic window ACAACAGCCTGTCTATAAAAGCCTGGTTTCTGCTGCCATCTTTTTTGCTAAACTTAACCAACTGCCCTACATAATCATCCTTACGTTCTCTACCTAAAGTATAACCACGTTCTTTAATGATATTGATGACCATCTGAAAGTGTTCCAATTCTTCCAAAGCAATTGCCGTAAGTTCATCTACTAAATCCTGATGTTCGGAGTTCTGCGTAATTAAAGTAATGGCATTACTCGCCGCTTTTTGCTCGCACCAAGCGTGGTCGGTCAATATTTCTTCGAGATTTCCTTCGGCAATGTTTGCCCAACGCGGGTCGGTAAGTAATTTCAGTCCTAGCATAAGGTACAAAATTAAGAAAATAGCCACAGATGCACAGATGTTTTAAAATATTGTTTTATTGTTTAACAACATTAACGGAACAAAATCTGTGCATCTGTGGCTAATAAACTGCAACTTTGTAAAATATGGCAAAAAGAAAAGTTTTATTTATTGGATTAGTTTGGCCAGAGCCTACCTCATCTGCAGCTGGAACAAGAATTGTACAGTTGGTAAAACTATTTTTAGCCAATGGCGATGAAGTTCATTTTGCCTCGGCGGCAGGTAAAAGCGAGTTCAGTTTTAATTTGGAAAGTTTGGGAGTTACCGAACACGAAATTAAACTTAACGACAGTTCTTTTAACGAATGGTTAAAGATTTTAAATCCTTCTACAGTAGTTTTTGATAGGTTTATGATTGAGGAGCAATACGGTTGGCGAGTGCAACAAGAATGCCCAAATGCGCTATTGATTTTAGATACCGAAGATTTGCATTTTCTGCGTTATGCAAGGCAGCAAGCACTTAAACAAAGTGCTGATTTAAATTTAAATAACGATGTTACCAAACGAGAAATGGCCTCTATTTTACGCTGCGATTTATCGTTAATAATTTCCCAGGTTGAAATGGAGGTTTTACAAAAATTCAACATCGATGAAAGCATAATTTATTATTTGCCTTTTTTAGAAGAACCAATCACATCAAGCCAAAACTTTAAAGCTTTTGAAGAAAGAAAGGACTTTGTTTTTATTGGAAATTACCTACACGAACCCAAT from Pedobacter sp. SL55 includes these protein-coding regions:
- a CDS encoding tRNA-(ms[2]io[6]A)-hydroxylase, which produces MLGLKLLTDPRWANIAEGNLEEILTDHAWCEQKAASNAITLITQNSEHQDLVDELTAIALEELEHFQMVINIIKERGYTLGRERKDDYVGQLVKFSKKDGSRNQAFIDRLLFAAMIEARSCERFRVLSQNIKDEELAKFYHDLMVSEATHYTTFLNFARKYTIDVDVDKRWKEWLEFEGNLIKSYGKKQAIHG
- a CDS encoding glycosyltransferase, yielding MAKRKVLFIGLVWPEPTSSAAGTRIVQLVKLFLANGDEVHFASAAGKSEFSFNLESLGVTEHEIKLNDSSFNEWLKILNPSTVVFDRFMIEEQYGWRVQQECPNALLILDTEDLHFLRYARQQALKQSADLNLNNDVTKREMASILRCDLSLIISQVEMEVLQKFNIDESIIYYLPFLEEPITSSQNFKAFEERKDFVFIGNYLHEPNWQTLKHLKTKVWPLLRKKLPEASLHIYGAYATEKVTQLHNAKERFLVYGRAKNARTTVAQHRVLLAPLLFGAGAKGKFIDAMQTGTPIASTKVGAEGMANGLEWAGIISDDLETYVDQTTTLYSDEEKWKQAQHNGIEIINQVYAKNQFEAPFLERITNIEKSLKDHRQQNFFSEILKHHTLQSTKYMSLWIEEKNRK